The following coding sequences are from one Gemmatimonadota bacterium window:
- the nrfD gene encoding polysulfide reductase NrfD — protein MSQQEQAVDIEKVDKYTGDGFVAPEYNNTTVTQKISNIVLRSGSPWGWYLAVAVLLPIVGMLGISITWLVLIGTGIWGLNVPVGWGFAIINFVWWIGIGHAGTLISAILHLMRQDWRNSINRFAEAMTIFAVMCAGMFPLLHVGRPWLAYWLLPLPNTMSLWPQWRSPLVWDVFAVSTYFTVSLIFWYMGMIPDLGTLRDRAKHPVVARIYGIFAMGWRGASSHWARYEKAYLILAGLSTPLVLSVHSIVSLDFAVSLIPGWHTTVFPPYFVAGAIYAGFAMVLTLTIPVRHWFGLQGLITTRHLENMGKVTLATGFIVVYGYAMEAFISWYSASPYEGFMMWNRMTGQYAPVYWALIFCNAVSIQILWWKRARRSPLVLFIVSLIVGVGMWLERFVIVVTSLANDYMPSSWDYYAGTIWDWSLYIGTIGFFLFMMCLFIRFLPMIPMSEMKMIIPKHRNKKDA, from the coding sequence TTGTCGCAACAGGAACAGGCAGTCGACATAGAAAAGGTCGATAAGTACACGGGCGACGGTTTCGTAGCTCCCGAGTACAACAACACCACCGTCACCCAGAAGATATCCAATATCGTCCTTAGATCGGGTTCGCCCTGGGGCTGGTACCTGGCCGTGGCGGTCCTGCTGCCCATCGTCGGCATGCTGGGCATCTCCATCACCTGGCTGGTGCTGATCGGAACCGGCATCTGGGGGCTGAACGTGCCGGTCGGCTGGGGATTCGCCATCATCAACTTCGTCTGGTGGATCGGGATCGGACACGCCGGGACGCTCATCTCCGCCATCCTGCACCTGATGCGGCAGGACTGGCGCAACTCGATCAACCGGTTCGCGGAAGCCATGACGATCTTCGCCGTGATGTGCGCCGGCATGTTTCCGCTGCTCCACGTGGGCCGTCCCTGGCTGGCCTACTGGCTGCTTCCGCTGCCCAACACCATGTCCCTGTGGCCGCAGTGGCGCTCGCCGCTGGTCTGGGACGTCTTCGCCGTATCCACCTACTTCACCGTTTCCCTGATCTTCTGGTACATGGGGATGATCCCGGATCTCGGCACCCTGCGGGACCGGGCGAAGCATCCTGTAGTCGCGCGGATCTACGGCATATTTGCCATGGGCTGGCGCGGCGCGTCCTCCCACTGGGCCCGTTACGAGAAGGCCTACCTGATCCTGGCCGGCCTGTCCACGCCCCTGGTCCTGTCCGTGCACTCCATCGTTTCGCTCGACTTCGCCGTCTCGCTGATCCCGGGCTGGCACACCACCGTGTTCCCGCCCTACTTCGTGGCCGGCGCCATCTACGCCGGATTCGCCATGGTGCTGACGCTGACCATCCCCGTGCGGCACTGGTTCGGCCTGCAGGGACTGATCACGACGCGCCACCTGGAGAACATGGGCAAGGTGACCCTGGCGACGGGCTTCATCGTCGTATACGGATATGCCATGGAGGCCTTCATATCGTGGTACAGCGCGAGCCCGTACGAAGGGTTCATGATGTGGAACCGCATGACCGGCCAGTACGCGCCGGTTTACTGGGCGCTGATCTTCTGCAACGCCGTCAGCATCCAGATTCTCTGGTGGAAGCGCGCCCGCCGAAGCCCCCTCGTGCTGTTCATCGTCTCCCTGATCGTCGGCGTCGGCATGTGGCTGGAAAGATTCGTCATCGTCGTGACCAGCCTGGCCAACGACTACATGCCTTCGTCGTGGGACTACTACGCGGGCACGATCTGGGACTGGAGCCTGTACATCGGCACCATCGGTTTCTTCCTTTTCATGATGTGCCTGTTCATCCGGTTCCTGCCCATGATCCCCATGTCCGAGATGAAGATGATCATACCGAAGCACCGGAACAAGAAGGACGCATGA
- a CDS encoding DUF3341 domain-containing protein yields the protein MNHGPAQPELRGLVAEFENEEAIVEATQKTVDAGYHHIETYTPYPLDELLDIQHLHKNKVALVILIGGLTGCAVGFFMQWFASVIHYPINVGGRPLNSWPAFIPVMFECTVLFASFAALIGMMVMNKLPRPNHPLFDIERFRYATQDRFFLCIEAEDPYFEKDATRQFLEELNPHEVNEVEA from the coding sequence ATGAATCACGGACCCGCCCAGCCCGAACTGCGCGGCCTCGTGGCCGAGTTTGAAAACGAGGAAGCCATCGTGGAAGCCACGCAGAAGACCGTGGACGCCGGGTACCATCATATCGAGACCTACACGCCCTACCCCCTCGACGAGTTGCTGGACATCCAGCACCTCCACAAGAACAAGGTGGCGCTGGTGATCCTGATCGGCGGGCTGACCGGATGCGCCGTGGGTTTCTTCATGCAGTGGTTCGCCTCCGTGATCCATTATCCGATCAACGTGGGCGGCCGGCCCCTGAACAGCTGGCCGGCCTTCATCCCGGTCATGTTCGAGTGCACGGTCCTGTTCGCTTCCTTCGCCGCGCTGATCGGCATGATGGTCATGAACAAGCTGCCCCGGCCAAACCATCCGCTTTTCGATATCGAGCGGTTCCGGTACGCCACGCAGGACCGGTTCTTCCTGTGCATCGAGGCGGAAGACCCGTACTTCGAAAAGGATGCGACCCGGCAGTTTCTCGAAGAGTTGAACCCGCACGAGGTGAATGAAGTTGAAGCGTAG
- a CDS encoding cytochrome c, translated as MKLKRSPMALIYAGFLCVLCLAAASACRQDMHDQPRAEPFEESDFFGDRRSVRPAVEGTIPRGHLRLDEHFYTGKIDGALATTFPNTVTIGMLKRGQERYDIYCAPCHSKTGDGLGMIVQRGMKQPESFHSQRLLDVEVGHYFDVVTNGFGNMYSYEERIDPADRWAIAAYIKALQMSQGANLAELPESDQQRIQQIVEVEE; from the coding sequence ATGAAGTTGAAGCGTAGCCCCATGGCCCTCATATACGCCGGTTTCCTGTGCGTCCTGTGCCTGGCCGCCGCGTCGGCCTGCCGGCAGGACATGCACGACCAGCCGCGCGCCGAGCCCTTCGAGGAAAGCGATTTCTTCGGCGACCGGCGGTCGGTGCGTCCCGCGGTGGAGGGGACCATACCCCGGGGCCACCTGCGGCTGGACGAGCATTTCTACACGGGCAAGATCGACGGCGCGCTGGCGACGACTTTTCCGAACACGGTGACCATCGGGATGCTGAAGCGGGGGCAGGAGCGGTACGACATCTACTGCGCGCCGTGCCACAGCAAGACGGGCGACGGACTCGGCATGATCGTGCAGCGGGGCATGAAGCAGCCGGAGTCCTTCCACAGCCAGCGGCTTCTCGATGTCGAGGTGGGGCACTACTTTGACGTGGTGACCAACGGTTTCGGCAACATGTACAGTTACGAGGAGCGCATCGACCCGGCCGACCGGTGGGCCATCGCCGCCTATATCAAGGCGCTGCAGATGAGCCAGGGCGCCAATTTGGCCGAACTGCCGGAATCGGATCAGCAACGTATTCAACAAATCGTCGAAGTGGAAGAATGA